The Primulina eburnea isolate SZY01 chromosome 8, ASM2296580v1, whole genome shotgun sequence genome contains a region encoding:
- the LOC140839618 gene encoding golgin candidate 1-like isoform X1: MASWLKAAEDLFEVVDRRAKLVVGEQSDELPVTTSGSNERGFQGKRTRTKAQRKRSSIEAPASVSNLQEQATSETSESHAESDGNISVPSIQNHESNSVIPVGKVDSSERETVNTESPITETSISGMISNDAIKSVDGHTIAENSSKAESVSPNSNGNLRMEYFADILVRSPSNSSKFVEAGNGKAPVDSNQNMTQENEWSSRAIEFSESQTLNDNTPSKSKFQSKDVGFVTKPGDQGNNNQEQETITSHVKVQERLDEAQGLLETAISTGQSKEARLARVCAGLSSRLQEYKSENAQLEELLMGERELSKSYEAQIKQLQRDLSASKSEVSKAESNMVEALAAKNADIEALVSSVDAMKKQAALSEGNSASLQASMESMIRNRELTETRMMQALREELAAAERRAEEEHAAHSAFKLAAREREVELEQKAIEASTALARIQRTADDRAAKAAEFEQKVALLEVECASLNQELQDMEARVRRGQKKSPEDANQAIQVQAWQEEVERGRQGQREADSKLSSMEAEVQKMRVEMAAMKRDAEHYSRQEHMELEKRYRELTDLLYYKQTQLETMASEKAAAEFQLEKEVKRLREVQLEAERNRAPRRALSSWEEDTDMKALEPLPLHHRHMATASLQAQLQKAAKLLDSGAVRATRFLWRYPTARIILLFYLVFVHLFLMYLLHRLQEQADNFTSKEVAQSMGLSNQTLP; this comes from the exons ATGGCATCGTGGCTGAAAGCGGCCGAAG ATTTATTTGAAGTAGTGGACCGAAGGGCAAAGCTTGTGGTTGGTGAACAATCGGACGAGCTGCCAGTTACCACCTCAG GTTCCAATGAACGAGGTTTTCAAGGAAAGAGGACGAGGACTAAAGCCCAG AGGAAGCGGTCTTCCATAGAAGCTCCAGCATCTGTAAGTAATTTACAAGAGCAGGCCACCTCTGAAacatctgaatcacatgcagaATCTGATGGGAATATTTCAGTGCCTTCTATTCAAAATCACGAGAGTAATTCAGTTATTCCCGTTGGCAAAGTTGACAGCAGTGAGCGAGAAACTGTTAATACAGAAAGTCCCATAACAGAGACTTCTATATCTGGAATGATATCTAATGATGCGATAAAATCAGTTGATGGTCATACAATAGCAGAAAATTCTTCTAAAGCAGAGTCAGTGTCTCCAAATTCAAATGGCAATCTCAGGATGGAATATTTTGCAGATATATTAGTCAGAAGTCCTTCAAATTCTTCCAAATTTGTTGAGGCTGGGAATGGTAAAGCTCCAGTTGACTCCAATCAAAATATGACGCAAGAAAATGAATGGTCTTCTAGAGCTATTGAATTTTCAGAATCTCAAACTCTAAATGATAATACACCTAGTAAATCTAAATTTCAGTCAAAGGATGTGGGTTTTGTGACTAAACCTGGTGATCAAGGAAATAATAACCAAGAACAAGAAACTATTACTTCCCATGTCAAAGTACAAGAGCGACTAGATGAG GCTCAAGGATTACTTGAAACTGCAATTTCAACGGGCCAGTCAAAAGAAGCTAGGCTAGCCCGG GTTTGCGCTGGACTGTCATCACGCCTTCAAGAATATAAATCTGAAAATGCTCAATTGGAAGAGCTTCTCATGGGAGAG AGAGAATTGAGTAAATCGTACGAGGCTCAGATAAAGCAGCTTCAGAGAGATCTATCTGCTTCGAAAAGCGAGGTGAGCAAAGCGGAGTCCAACATGGTTGAAGCTTTAGCTGCAAAGAATGCTGATATTGAGGCCCTTGTTAGCTCTGTTGATGCAATGAAGAAGCAAGCTGCTCTGTCAGAAGGAAATTCTGCATCACTCCAG GCAAGCATGGAGTCGATGATTAGAAATAGAGAACTAACTGAAACAAGGATGATGCAA GCTTTGAGGGAGGAACTGGCTGCCGCTGAacgtagagctgaagaagagcaTGCTGCCCATAGCGCTTTCAAGCTG GCTGCTAGAGAAAGGGAAGTTGAATTGGAACAGAAAGCAATTGAGGCATCCACAGCATTAGCCAGAATCCAG AGAACAGCAGATGATAGAGCTGCGAAGGCAGCAGAGTTTGAGCAGAAGGTTGCACTACTTGAG GTTGAGTGTGCATCATTAAATCAAGAACTGCAAGATATGGAAGCTCGTGTTCGCCGTGGTCAAAAGAAGTCCCCTGAAGATGCCAATCAAGCGATCCAG GTACAGGCATGGCAGGAGGAAGTGGAACGTGGTCGTCAAGGTCAGAGAGAGGCAGATAGCAAGCTTTCTTCAATGGAG GCTGAAGTTCAAAAGATGAGAGTCGAAATGGCTGCAATGAAGAGGGATGCAGAGCACTACTCACGTCAG GAACACATGGAACTCGAGAAACGGTACCGGGAGCTTACAGATTTATTG tATTACAAGCAAACACAGCTTGAAACTATGGCAAGTGAAAAAGCTGCAGCCGAATTTCAGTTGGAAAAAGAAGTAAAACGTCTTCGGGAAGTGCAG TTAGAAGCTGAAAGAAACAGAGCTCCTCGCAGAGCATTGTCCTCTTGGGAAGAAGACACGGATATGAAAGCACTTGA GCCTCTTCCCTTGCATCATCGCCACATGGCTACGGCAAGTTTACAG GCGCAGTTGCAGAAGGCAGCAAAACTTTTAGATTCTGGAGCTGTCAGGGCCACTAGATTCCTTTGGCGGTATCCAACTGCTCGAATTATCCTGCTTTTCTACCTG GTATTTGTTCATCTCTTCTTGATGTACCTCTTGCATCGCCTTCAG GAGCAAGCTGATAATTTTACATCTAAAGAAGTCGCGCAATCTATGGGTTTATCAAACCAGACATTACCTTGA
- the LOC140839618 gene encoding golgin candidate 1-like isoform X2: MASWLKAAEDLFEVVDRRAKLVVGEQSDELPVTTSGSNERGFQGKRTRTKAQRKRSSIEAPASVSNLQEQATSETSESHAESDGNISVPSIQNHESNSVIPVGKVDSSERETVNTESPITETSISGMISNDAIKSVDGHTIAENSSKAESVSPNSNGNLRMEYFADILVRSPSNSSKFVEAGNGKAPVDSNQNMTQENEWSSRAIEFSESQTLNDNTPSKSKFQSKDVGFVTKPGDQGNNNQEQETITSHVKVQERLDEAQGLLETAISTGQSKEARLARVCAGLSSRLQEYKSENAQLEELLMGERELSKSYEAQIKQLQRDLSASKSEVSKAESNMVEALAAKNADIEALVSSVDAMKKQAALSEGNSASLQASMESMIRNRELTETRMMQALREELAAAERRAEEEHAAHSAFKLAAREREVELEQKAIEASTALARIQRTADDRAAKAAEFEQKVALLEVECASLNQELQDMEARVRRGQKKSPEDANQAIQAWQEEVERGRQGQREADSKLSSMEAEVQKMRVEMAAMKRDAEHYSRQEHMELEKRYRELTDLLYYKQTQLETMASEKAAAEFQLEKEVKRLREVQLEAERNRAPRRALSSWEEDTDMKALEPLPLHHRHMATASLQAQLQKAAKLLDSGAVRATRFLWRYPTARIILLFYLVFVHLFLMYLLHRLQEQADNFTSKEVAQSMGLSNQTLP; the protein is encoded by the exons ATGGCATCGTGGCTGAAAGCGGCCGAAG ATTTATTTGAAGTAGTGGACCGAAGGGCAAAGCTTGTGGTTGGTGAACAATCGGACGAGCTGCCAGTTACCACCTCAG GTTCCAATGAACGAGGTTTTCAAGGAAAGAGGACGAGGACTAAAGCCCAG AGGAAGCGGTCTTCCATAGAAGCTCCAGCATCTGTAAGTAATTTACAAGAGCAGGCCACCTCTGAAacatctgaatcacatgcagaATCTGATGGGAATATTTCAGTGCCTTCTATTCAAAATCACGAGAGTAATTCAGTTATTCCCGTTGGCAAAGTTGACAGCAGTGAGCGAGAAACTGTTAATACAGAAAGTCCCATAACAGAGACTTCTATATCTGGAATGATATCTAATGATGCGATAAAATCAGTTGATGGTCATACAATAGCAGAAAATTCTTCTAAAGCAGAGTCAGTGTCTCCAAATTCAAATGGCAATCTCAGGATGGAATATTTTGCAGATATATTAGTCAGAAGTCCTTCAAATTCTTCCAAATTTGTTGAGGCTGGGAATGGTAAAGCTCCAGTTGACTCCAATCAAAATATGACGCAAGAAAATGAATGGTCTTCTAGAGCTATTGAATTTTCAGAATCTCAAACTCTAAATGATAATACACCTAGTAAATCTAAATTTCAGTCAAAGGATGTGGGTTTTGTGACTAAACCTGGTGATCAAGGAAATAATAACCAAGAACAAGAAACTATTACTTCCCATGTCAAAGTACAAGAGCGACTAGATGAG GCTCAAGGATTACTTGAAACTGCAATTTCAACGGGCCAGTCAAAAGAAGCTAGGCTAGCCCGG GTTTGCGCTGGACTGTCATCACGCCTTCAAGAATATAAATCTGAAAATGCTCAATTGGAAGAGCTTCTCATGGGAGAG AGAGAATTGAGTAAATCGTACGAGGCTCAGATAAAGCAGCTTCAGAGAGATCTATCTGCTTCGAAAAGCGAGGTGAGCAAAGCGGAGTCCAACATGGTTGAAGCTTTAGCTGCAAAGAATGCTGATATTGAGGCCCTTGTTAGCTCTGTTGATGCAATGAAGAAGCAAGCTGCTCTGTCAGAAGGAAATTCTGCATCACTCCAG GCAAGCATGGAGTCGATGATTAGAAATAGAGAACTAACTGAAACAAGGATGATGCAA GCTTTGAGGGAGGAACTGGCTGCCGCTGAacgtagagctgaagaagagcaTGCTGCCCATAGCGCTTTCAAGCTG GCTGCTAGAGAAAGGGAAGTTGAATTGGAACAGAAAGCAATTGAGGCATCCACAGCATTAGCCAGAATCCAG AGAACAGCAGATGATAGAGCTGCGAAGGCAGCAGAGTTTGAGCAGAAGGTTGCACTACTTGAG GTTGAGTGTGCATCATTAAATCAAGAACTGCAAGATATGGAAGCTCGTGTTCGCCGTGGTCAAAAGAAGTCCCCTGAAGATGCCAATCAAGCGATCCAG GCATGGCAGGAGGAAGTGGAACGTGGTCGTCAAGGTCAGAGAGAGGCAGATAGCAAGCTTTCTTCAATGGAG GCTGAAGTTCAAAAGATGAGAGTCGAAATGGCTGCAATGAAGAGGGATGCAGAGCACTACTCACGTCAG GAACACATGGAACTCGAGAAACGGTACCGGGAGCTTACAGATTTATTG tATTACAAGCAAACACAGCTTGAAACTATGGCAAGTGAAAAAGCTGCAGCCGAATTTCAGTTGGAAAAAGAAGTAAAACGTCTTCGGGAAGTGCAG TTAGAAGCTGAAAGAAACAGAGCTCCTCGCAGAGCATTGTCCTCTTGGGAAGAAGACACGGATATGAAAGCACTTGA GCCTCTTCCCTTGCATCATCGCCACATGGCTACGGCAAGTTTACAG GCGCAGTTGCAGAAGGCAGCAAAACTTTTAGATTCTGGAGCTGTCAGGGCCACTAGATTCCTTTGGCGGTATCCAACTGCTCGAATTATCCTGCTTTTCTACCTG GTATTTGTTCATCTCTTCTTGATGTACCTCTTGCATCGCCTTCAG GAGCAAGCTGATAATTTTACATCTAAAGAAGTCGCGCAATCTATGGGTTTATCAAACCAGACATTACCTTGA